In Corvus moneduloides isolate bCorMon1 chromosome 6, bCorMon1.pri, whole genome shotgun sequence, the sequence CCCCAGCTATGCCAAACAGAGGGAAGATTTTGTTGAGACCATGCAACTCATTTCACTGGTGGTTGTATATATATGATGAATTAAGAATCCTTCACAGAATTATTCAGAAGGGAAAGCTTGGATGCTGAAGAGGTGCTCCAAGGactgcttctgctttccctgcctgcacATCCAGAGCCTACATGGCTGGAAAAACTGCTCCACAGCAAAGtcttttccttcattcctttcAATGTAAATCCAGTTTTAAATCATTTTATGTTCAAGGTTCAAATTCTGTGGTCACCAGAGATGGGGCATTGAGGTAAATTTGCAGATAATTTGGGTAGTGGCCCATATTGAAGGTGTGTGGCTTCTAAACCTAATTAGAGGTGTAGTTTGTTGCAGGAAAAATTATTGATACACAAGGAAGATTTTATTCAGAGACATCTGTAGGttggcagctgtgccagccatgTCTGTTCTTCTAAGTAACGGAAGCCACACAGCCAGGAATAGCAACGTTTTAGTGACAAGTGTTGAGAATATTAGTTGAATTGcactatgaaaatattttcattatttttattattactgttCTGCAAGCGGATTTGAGATACGTGCATGCCTATGTCTGCGAGCAGatgagctggagagggagggctgttatttttatttttttcaatcacACCTCCTTAGCATTTTGTACATATCAGCATTCTAGCCGAGTGATTTGCTAATTGCACTGGAAGACCCACTTTAAATTCAGGAATACTGAAACTTTGAAACTGTAACATTTTGACTGGCGAGAATGACcagtcttcttttctctttcgCAGTGAGCTAGTTGAAGGAAGCTGGCATTGTCGCAGAGTGAAAGCTCTGCAGAAGTGCCGCAGGTTTTTCATATGGAAATGTGAAATAATGGGGTGATTAAATAGAGCTGTATATTAAAGTACATCTGACATTAGAATTAGCATAATGTGCTCTAGCCCTAGGCTGAGTACTTTATTTGCCATCTGCGTCGGACCAAAATCCCCTGGGGAAGCgctaaaatattctgaataaaCTCAGCCCGAGTTCTTATTGAGAGTAAAATACCATTTGTGGCACGTCGTATTGATTCGTCTTAATTGCGGTGCAGAAAAGAACATTCAGTTGCTGATGACTTTTGTACTCTGTGACAAGTCGGCTGGAGTTATTCTAACACTGCAGTTGGTTAACCTGAACAGACTGTCGTGctcagagaaggagaaaaccTTATCTTCGGTAGCATAAACTATAGTATCATCTTCCGGCTTTACTCCTTTCTATCTCGATGGagtgtctttttatttttttttttcttttttattattccctGAAAATAGCAGCCAACGAACTGGAGGGAAAATGGGGCTTCATTGAATCAGTCCAAGGAAATTCACATTCTTACCTAGTTGTTCTCTGCGGTCCCCCTCCCTACACTTCCACCCCCATATCGTCTTAAAAAAAATCCGGGAACATCTGACCAGCTTTCATCTAAGGGAGTGAAAATCAGTGGAACTTGTCCTTGAGGATCCATCTCCGGAACCATTAGTTCAAGAGATTTATTATGTATATTCAGTAAAAAGCTGTGGCTTCTCCTGTGCATAAGCCCACAGTCTTATTTGGTTGTAATGGTTTGATTTTTGTCAACTCTCCACTCAAATAGGTTGCTGAATACCTTTGAAAAAGTGCTTATAACATGcataaaagataaatatttcatctgaaggaaaatactttGATGCTCCATGCAATTCTGTAACATTCATAAGGTCCAGTTTTTACCCTATAATTGCCTATCATTATACACAATTTACATATTCAAACATTCTCTACAAACCTTAGTCTAGCATGTTTTTATTACAAATTCAGATCAAGGGAATAACCTTTAACTTCAGAGACAAATGAGACAAATTTACAAGTGCATGTCtgctgttttcttgtgttttataAATCCCTGCAGACCTGAACACTTTTGCTATAACGCCACTCAGAACAATATACATATATTACTACTTGTTTGTAGTGCTGCGGTAATGAGTCCCCTTTGTATTAGATAACCTATATAATTCAGCATCTAGGCCCTCCATAACGTCAATTATCTCCTCATAGCTAAATGTACATTCCATTAAAACAAGATTTACAGCCTTTACAATACTTCTTAGGCTTGAATGTGGAGATTTTGTGGATTTAAAGAAGCAGAGATGGGAGCTAGCATTTGTTAAAGAAGCaatgaattaaaacaaaaatgctatGTCTTTTACTAACTATGAATAGGCACCTAATACCCTTAAGAAATAGCTGTAGTAAAACAGACTGAAGTACTCCcggggaaaaaaagaggaaaatttgttttcatcctttggctttttttattgtttcctaATTTACTCTTAGTTTTTCCATTATATGACATGGACAATTTCCTCCATGTATCCTCTGTTTAGTTCCTGTTCAGATTACTGAGAATTCTTGACTCTAAGATGAGAAAATGGCACCTTAGAAAagtctgtgggaaaaaaaattccagcactTGCCAGTTTTCAAACAAAACTGCTTACAGGAAACTGATTTAAAGGGAAGCTGCTGGCATATTTCATATGTTGTAGAAAAGACTGACattatttcaaatgcatttgAATACCTTATGCAAAGAAAAGGCCTAAAAGTGTCCTTGAGCAGTACAAGGGTTTTTCATGAGTGCTGTGAATGGGATCCTATATATTATACCATCAGCCACGGGTAGTCCTACGGTCTTTTAATCTCACAAGTGGGTATGGTGGCTCTCTGTATTGCATTCCCCATTTTAGCTGATAGTTTTCACTATTTTATGCAGCAGGTTTGTAAAACATCCGTTCAGTCTGTTAGTTGATGTTTTAGGTTCAAAGAAATTATCTAAAAGACACAAAGCTGTTTAGATGCTAAAGGTGGAGTTAGTTGAAACTGTTGTATCACAAAGGGCTAATTTAAAAGTTAACTCATTCACTATTGATCTCTTAATATTGATTTTCCTGTTTGCTCCTTACTTTTCAcacttctcccttcctctgctttATAAATTGCCTTTGCATTTTAGATTTAACACCAATTAGGAAAAGGTGTTCAGAGATGACAAGCATGTTTTTTACCTTCCATTTAAATAGTTCTTCTGGGTAAAAATCCCTGTGTCACAAGTTCCAACTTTTGCTAcgcatttttctttccatttctgcacTAAGTAAAAGCATTTCTTATGCTTCTGTAGGCTGAACATTAACTTCCAGTAAGCCAGAAGCTCTTTTAAGGAATGAGAAATTGGACATCCAGAAGGAAGTTGCCCAAAATGCCTATTGACATTTTATACCTAAAAATATAATATTGCCATTTTGTAACACACTAGAAATTAAACTGAGCTGTGCATTTGGCTCATTTATGTGAGTCTGGCAGTACAGATCTGAGGTATGATTAAGTCTCACAGAAAATGGGACCATTGAACACAAGCTGCATCTTCAGCCAAAGGTCGCCTGTGTCCATTAAGACGCAGGAAGCATCTGTTTGTGTTATGCATGGCTGTAGTCTGCCTCCAGCCTCCTCCTTTTCTGTAAGTATAAATGCCAGAGAGGACATATAATATGCTTCTGGGGAAAGttcaatgcaaaaaaaataacGAATTGCAACTTGGTATATTCATATAAGTCTAGTTAAGATCCTTGTTAGTGACAACCTGGTGTAGTTTATCTGGAAAAATTCAAAATCTGTGCTGGTGATCATTGCAGCTACTTTGAATTCATAGCAGGGTAATTCAAATCAGAGTTTGGCAAGGTGTATCAGCTTGATATCTCTAAGACTTTCAGGGATTCATGCTCTTTGTTCTTGGAATTCTGAAAGGATTGACTGTAGATAGACAGTATGACTGTCTTCTCAGCTCTGTGATTGGTAATTAATCTCTTTGGTGTTCCCCTCATTTAATAAAATAGTTCATTTGGCAAAATAGATATTTATTATTACAAGAgtgaaaaacagattatttgCAGTTCTGcctaatagaaaaaaaaaccactgctgAAATGGCAtcagaagataaaataatttcccaaaAGTGGCACAGCACTTAATCCACCAAAACTGGAGTTTGACAGTTGGCTTTAGCACAAGAAGTATTAATAGCACATTGCTAATAGTAGTgcaatattaatatattttaatatttgtgtcAACCACTACTACTGTAGACATTTTCCAACAGGTAAAAAATGGTCTAAAGAATATTTACATCACTAATCAAACTCAGTGCAGGGAATGAGAGGGTCTTGTGGGGTGTGTAGGTTCTCTTGGCATAAAGCCTCTTGCATAATCTCTGTTGAGAACTAGCAGTCTCACTAGTCAAGGTAGAAAGAGGATGGGGAAAGCTGTAAAACATACAGGCAGTGTGTGGGAGAAGAATATTGCATGAAGTcgtgatttttcttctgttgagaATGGCACTGGAGGAGATAGGCTATCAAGAGGTACagtaggaaaagagaagaggtCCTTGTATGGGAGGAAATAGGATTCTGTTACTGAGAAGTAACACCTTGCGATTACGTCTTTCTTCAGACACCCCTGTTTTTCCATCCACCccttaaaaacatttcatttttgtttccctgtCACGTTCTTTCCTTTCACTGACTTCATCCTGAGATTCCCCATTTCCAGATGGTGACAGGCTCTGTGGCCCCTCATGCTTGGGCTTTTGCACCTAAACCTTCATCTGGTCTTCTTGACTGAGATGCACTTCAGGTTGGCTGAGCTTTACAGGAGACAAGGGCTGTTTATCTGAGTGTAGAATTGGAGGTGCGTAGGTTGTGAGACTGCAGGCGACTTGTTAAGTCATAAAATACCAACACTAGCTGCCAGTTGATGCTAACTTTATGAACTGTTGGTGATAGTCCCTGTAACCCTCAGCAGGATGTACTGCAAGATTCTCTTGAGCCCTTTCTTTAGATGAGGCAGTATAGGGAGGGATGAACTGTGTTAGCTCTGGGGATGTATAGAGGAGTTGTGcttgtttttcatcttcagCTCTTGCTGccatgaaaacagaattaatatGAAGAAAGGTGTAAAGAGATATGGGACGTTTGTGTTTGTTGTTTAAAGCTAGTGACTGGCATTGGACTGGCAGTGGTGATTCACACCCAGACTTGGACCCTACTTTGCATTTCTATCTTTTTTATTGAGACTGTCAGTCCTTCTGAAATGGAGGTAGCAAAACTTCCAAAGAGCTCAGTGAATGCAGGGAGGGAGGGTAAAACTCTAAGTATTGTGTGTGCTCGGATAATGTTTATTCTATTACAAACATAGGTGAGTAAACATTCTTGCTAACTTGGAAAATTTAAAGTTATAATATGGCTTATAAAACCCCTTCAGAATAAATACGTATATTAGAGATATTTTTGCAGACCCGATCAAGCATCAAGCATGAACTGATACAAGTCACATAGCAGATCCACACTGCAGACACCTGAAAAGCATTTGGCCCTTGTCTGGGTGATCTGTCAAACTACTTATaatgatatatttttttcaccATGCAACACCAAATCTTTCCATTATTTAATGCCCTTCTCTTTAATGTCAGCTGGTCTTCTAAGGAGACTTGTTAAACTCATGTTCTCAATTAtggcattttaatttaataataattcaaTTAAAGGTGTGTTTTTTATGGAGCATCCACGCTACCTTTATTGGTATTATTAGAGTAACCATCATAATAACAAGGagtaattatttaaatgttcaTTAAAATCAAGTGGTGGAGAAGAGAGCAATATTGGTGGAAAGACTGTAGGAACCTGATACATGTCTGTTCCTGAGTGCTACAATAAAAGGTGTACTTTCTTTAAAGCTTGCAAGTTTCTACTTTTCCTGAACTTCTAAAGATGCAGTAAACCAGCATTAAAATTCcttaacatttttattgctgATGTTGTAACTTTGTAAAAGGGAACCAGAAACATTATCTGGAAAATACTGCTAGAGGTAAAGAATTGCGGTGGTTATATGGACCTGACTGCAGGTCCTCATCGCAGTCCTGGCAGGGGTTATGGGTGGGTGTTTAAAATCAGACAGAGTTCATTCCCTGTTAACAGCTAATGGAATTACTCAGGCATGCTGAGGGGAGGATTCATAAGGCAGTGGATGTCACTGTAGCtcagcagaaaataatgaattctCAACAGTTCTTATCTCACACTGATTATTGTTTGATGGTATCCAGAATAACTGAGGATATTTTGAGGGAAATTTTTATCTCCAGGGTAAAGGCGCTCAGCATTCAGGGTATATAGAAAGTTATGTACCAACTGGGCAAGGAAGATCTGCGTATCGCTAAATGATACAAGTCAGACTGCAGGGGACAGATAAGTCAGGGATTCAGGCTCACTGGTGCAGCGGGGTGGATGTCTATAGACCCAGCCTAGTCTTGTTCTGACCTGTGTTTTCTCACTGTCCTCTGTAAGGGCAAAATTTGGGAGGCAGGTTCTGAATCCAGCTTTGTTTAGCGCTGttcatgaaagagaaaaaggctcATTATTGCTTTGACATTTTGAATGGAACATAATCTGTCAGGCACTAATGGAGGGaacacattttaatatttctggaAAGGACCATCTTTTGTCATAATATGCAGAAAAGGCAAGAATGTTCAATAAGTTCATAGTTTATAATTACCTGCTTTGGGAGAAGACACTAGAGAGATTTTTAATCTCCAGATAAAAATATAGCAAGATCTAATGGTTGGGAACTGGACTCAGCAATTCGAATCGGAAAgaagacagcttttttttcatactgaaaaTAGTCAACATGGCCACAGACTACTCCAGTACAAAGTGAATTCTCCTTCAACATTTCCAAATCAAATTGGGAGAAAAGGGTGCTAAAAGACGTGAAGTGGTTCAGCTGCAAATCCCTGGGTTGGATGATAACTGTGAGGTGCAGACTaacttctttcctgtgttttgcaCTTACATCTGGGTAGGACAATATATTAAGACCTGAAATTGCAGGAAGAAAGATTTAGATTAGGCACATGGGAAGTCTTAATGACAgtaaaggagagaaagaatgaGGTAGACTTTAAAAAGGTTGTAGACTCTCTATTTGGTGGCCTTTGAAGCAGGATATTGGAGCAGCTGGCATAGATATGAATACATTCATAGATATggacatgtagtgacaggacaaagagggaactaaaagagagtaggtttagatcaaatattaggaaaaaatctttACTATGAGGttggtgaggcacaggaacagatTACCCAGAGAAGTTACGGACatcccatgcctggaagtgttcaaggctaggCTGGATGGAagtctgagcaacctggtctagtgaagtgtccctgcccatgtcaggagggctggaacaagatgaactttaaggttccttccaacccaaagcatgACTCTATGATCCTTTGGGTCAGGAATTGGATGAGGTCGAACCTTAGGGTTTATCCCAGTCCTCTCATTCTTTAATTTCACAATCCCTCCTGAATACCTGTGTCTTAGTAGGATTCAGCCCTAAAAACCTCTATCATGTCTGAACTGGCAGTATGTGTTTGGCTTTACTGCAGCCTGGAAGCTACAATTGATTGCTCAGGAGTTGTGACCTAGATGTCTCATCTCTGTACATACAACACATCTACCAACTACTGTAAAGATAAAGAATTATACCTCAGCTGCTTGCCCTGAAATTCATGCCTAGTTACAGACTGTGGGATTGAAACCATGTGCAATTCATCCAACAGTATTAATGAAGTCTTGGCTTGTGTTTGACTCTAAGCACATGAATAATTTCATCACTATCCAACAGAGCACTTCAGCCTATGCTTAAGTTTCACTGATGTTGATTACTCACATGCTCAAAGTCAAGCACATGCTAAAGTGATAAAGACTGCATATGGCAAAGACTATATAGCTAGTTGTCATAAAGTGAGTATTTAGACAGACTTCAGTGCAGGTGGCAAGGGATTAAGATAGCCATATATCAAAAGTAGCCTTATAACAAAGACTTTTATAGTGTAGGTTCATTATTAAATATAAGGATCATTCTTGAGGAATACATGGCTGTTTCTGGgcatgtttaaaatatttagcaagtttttgaacagaaaaatatttggagtgAATCTTCAAAGactttttgacatttttctgttcttaaaagTGAACATCTACACTGCTCAGGGCAACTTTTAGGCAAGATAACCATGAAGTGATAATatggtaattaatttttttttctatttttttttttaacagggaGTCTGGGGAGAGTCTTTTAGggctgtgaaaaaaatcagtcagaGATTGGTAGCCAGGTAGCCTGCAGTCAATTTTGCTGTTGTGTTGGGGTCTCCTGAAGAGGAGTGCTAAGGAACATAAaagttaaacaaaacaaaaaagggagagaaCACTTATGACTGCTAGCTTATAAATCTTAGATCACTAATAGCactaattttgtcttttttaaagaaaactaaaaaggaGGGGACTTACTTCCTCTTTTGAACTTCATGGAGGTGAAATTTtggagaacaaaacaaaccaaaacatctTAGTTCCATGTAACATGTAGTAGCAAGCATCCCGCCAGCTGCCATTTTGAGGGTAATTTTTTAATCAGCCATTTCAGTTTTAGGTTGGCCTTGATCCTCAGCCTGCCcaggaatttttcttcttacGTATGTGCCTTTTCTGAAGTAAACATGTTGCTGTTGTTGTCGCTTAAtacacagctgctttctttctcctgtcAGTTCTTGAGCTAAGCAAAGAGAATGCATGTACATAGACAGGCACTCAGACACTTtattttctgagagaaaaaaactccacaacAAAAAAGAGTGCATGCTGtgactttaaaaatgaaagaattgaaCAGCTGTGGGTAATAAATCGATTAATTAGAGTGGATAAAGTGAAGGTGAAGGGTGCAGAGCACTCTTTAATTTGAAGATATATGACCTTGTAAGATGCTGCACTTCATTTGCTATTAGATCACACTTCTTAAGGGGCTTTATTAAAATCTATTCTAGGGTGAGCTGAGGTAAAACATATTgtttaaaaaagcttttgacAGAGTATGTTATATACTTTAGTCTGCTTCAGTGATTTCTGTCACTTTTTATACTACGCATGTTGCTGTGCAAGAAAAGTTAAAGGTCTAGACATTTTCATCATATTTCtgtaagaaacagaaatttaaatatttgaagtaaTAATGGGAGCAtttactgctgcttttgctgcaaaGCTGACATAAAACTTCCTAACTGCCTCAGTGCTGAGTAGATTTTTAAGGGATAATGTATCAGTTTCTTTCCATGTTTGTATGTGGTTTTTATTAATGTCAATAGCAGTTATGGGCACTTTTTCCAAGCCAAGTGCAGTTCccaaacttgtttttttttttccaatagcGACTGTTAGAGATTAATCAAACCAACTGTGTCTGGCCCATGCAGACACAGAGTGTGGGGCCCGGGCACAGGGGCCACTTCAGCCAGGCAGTAATGCCCACTGTATTGTATACATTTTTTACTGGCTGTGAAGAGATGGCTTCATTGAAATCGGGGTTCCAAGCTGCTATTCACAGCAATAGCCCTACTAAATCAATAACtgagtgaggagctgcagcacattTATCACCTACCTTTGTAAATAAATCTCAATCTGATACATGCTTTTTCCTTTATGCTGTTATGGATGTATATTGGGTGAAAAGATTAGATAAGCTGACAGGCTGATAGGTAGGCAGATAATCTTCTAGCCTCCTTGTCTAAGGTTTTGTAGGTTTTGTTAGCAGCAGTCATTCCTGCAACAGCCAGAAGAGGGGAATTCAGTCAGCTTCTCTTGATGTGCCCAAGtgtaaatttttttgtgtgtgtgcgcTATGAGTCATTCCTCTTTACAAGGTAGTTTCAATAATATGGTTCCGTTCACCTtataaactttctttttcaagcTCATGCAACAGGGTTTTGGGAATGGCAGCCCCCCTGTGTAGAAAGCGTCTGTTAGTTCAGCTTTGGATTTGAGCTCCTGTGGAGGGGCTGAATCAGGCATTGCTTAGGTCCTTGTTCCATCATGGGTCAGGCAGGAAGCTTGGTTCAGGTATAGAACTTTCAGGAAGTTTAGTGCCTTTAGGTTCAGTGGGGCCATTGCTAGAGAAAATACGTGCTatcataaacaaacaaacaagcaagaaattaattttagattttcCAAAATGGGCAGGTTTCTTTCACAAAACATCCCcctcatttaaaaacaaacaacaaaacaaatcccGCATCATGATTTTCAAGTTGACACATATTTATGAATTTATCAGAGTCTTGCAGAGGCattgaaaaaaggaaggagggCAAGGAGGGAAGTGCTTTTTGCAGATAGCACATAGTTTATGTTGTGCCCAGGACCGGAATTTTCTAGCTAGCAAAATTATGACTGTGATGCAGACTTGTCCACACCTGTCCTTTATGTAAAGCTGAATCAAGGTTAAAGGAATGCTTTCCACCTTTATGCAGTCGTTCAAAGAGGctagaaaagcaaacagaacaaTGTTTTTGGCTCTGGTGAGCATTTCTGCATTGgagggcaggctcaggctcaGAAATTCTTGGGACCCAGTTCAAGCACGGCCCGACATTTGTTACTGTTAATTGCAACTGTGCTGTCGGCTTTGATTACCGGATGTTTCATTTGAGTGGCTTCTTGGTGTTTTGGCAAAAAGAACGTCAGAGTGGTTTATGCAAGGGTATGTTTTCCAAGCTCCTGTTGACTTGAATAGGACTTTTGTGGCTAAATATCTacatagtattttaaaaatggaagggCTGGCATGACTTAACCATGTATAAATTAAATTCAGCAAGATCTCAGGGGACTGCTGCATGAAGTATATAAAATGAAAGAGTGAAAATGACACTGAAGGTCCTTACAGGTGCCTTGTAAAACCTACCACACTgcatttttcttggtttttgtcAGTAGTCATAAATCCCTTGAAACAAATTCCTTTTTGTGGAATAAACATATGAAAGGATTTGGATGCTTATACGTCATAAAGGAaggttttatttgcaaattagAGGATGTAAACCTATATAACACAAATACGTACATGTGATATTTGTCATACATACTAAGTGAATAAGTGTGGTGAGTAAATGTGCTGTTCAACAATTTATATCAGTCAATACGTTGCAATTAAATCCTTATTTCAGAAATGCCAAGGAGGAAATGTGTTAGCAAAATAAAGTGAATGCCAACTCTATTTAAATGTTCTctgctgtattattttttaagtgttctttctgttttttcttttataggtAAAGATGAGCCTTCAAGCTATATTTGCACAACATGCAAGCAGCCTTTTAATAGCGCTTGGTTCTTGCTTCAGCATGCCCAGAACACACATGGATTCCGCATCTACCTGGAAACAAGCCCTTCAAACAGTTCCCTTACTCCACGCATCaccatccctcctcctctgggACCGGAGACTGTTGCACAGTCCCCGCTGATGAATTTTCTTGGAGACAACAACCCTTTCAACCTTTTGCGCATGACAGGACCCATCTTGCGTGAACATCCTGGCTTTGGTGAGGGTCGGCTCCCAAACACGCCTCCACTGTTCAGCCCACCGCCTCGTCATCATCTGGATCCACATCGCCTTAGTGCCGAAGAAATGGGGTTAGTTGCCCAGCATCCCAGTGCCTTTGACAGAGTTATGCGTTTAAACCCCATGGCAATTGAGTCCCCAGCGATGGATTTCTCCAGAAGGCTTCGAGAGCTGGCAGGAAACAGTTCCACCCCTCCGCCAGTCTCACCCAGTCGCACCAACCCTATGCATCGTCTGTTGAATCCTTTTCAGCCGAGTCCTAAATCACCTTTTTTGAGCACCCCGCCACTGCCCCCCATGCCCCCCAGCAGCACTACGCCTCCCCAGCCTCAGGCCAAGAGCAAGTCCTGTGAATTTTGTGGGAAAACATTCAAGTTCCAGAGTAACCTTATCGTGCACCGGCGCAGTCACACAGGAGAAAAGCCCTACAAGTGTCAGCTCTGTGACCATGCTTGCTCCCAGGCCAGCAAGCTAAAACGCCACATGAAAACGCATATGCATAAAGCTGGCTCCATGACGGGCAGGTCAGATGATGGACTGTCTACCACTAGTTCCCCTGAGCCAGGCACGAGCGAGCTCACTGGAGAGGGACTGAAATCCAGTGAGGCAGATTTCAGGAATGAGAGCGATCCTTCCCTGGGCCATGACaatgaagaggaggaagaggaggaggaggaggaagaggagcttGAGAATGAGAGCCGGCCAGAGTCGAGCTTCAGTATGGACTCAGAGCTGAGTCGTAACCGAGAAAACGGCTCCAAGTCGCTGCCAGACGAGAAATCCCTCGTCCTGGGAAAAGTCATTGAGAATGTAAGTCTAGGTGCCATTCAGCAATATAACGACATGTtagctgaaaaacagaagaggagTAGCTTCATGAAAAGGTCCTCTGACCAGCGAGACTTGTGTCCTCGAGACCTCTGTCAGAGAGATCCGGGTGACGAAGACTCAGTGGTAGGAGAGCTGGACCGCACTGAGGAAGGTACAGTCAATGGAAGAAACTTTGGCCCGGGTGAACCCTTCCCAAACTTGTTCCCCCGCAAGCCAACACCTATCACGAGCCCCAGTTTAAACAATTCCTCTAAAAGAATAAAGGTAGAGAAAGATTTGGACTTGCCACCAGCAACGATAATACCTTCTGAAAACGTTTACTCCCAGTGGCTGGTAGGGTATGCAGCATCGCGGCACTTCATGAAGGATCCGTTCCTCGGATTCACAGACTCCCGACAATCCCCCTTCGCGACCTCTTCCGAGCACTCATC encodes:
- the BCL11B gene encoding B-cell lymphoma/leukemia 11B isoform X3; amino-acid sequence: MNFPLGDILVFIEHKRKQCNGTGGVCYEKSMDKSSPPPSSRAELRKVSEPVEIGIQVTPDEEDRLLTPTKGICPKQENIAGPSRPANLPGAPIAASSHPHTSVITSPLRALASLPPCLSLPCCGARAVSVGGTQTEIQTETSGTFGCHCQLSGKDEPSSYICTTCKQPFNSAWFLLQHAQNTHGFRIYLETSPSNSSLTPRITIPPPLGPETVAQSPLMNFLGDNNPFNLLRMTGPILREHPGFGEGRLPNTPPLFSPPPRHHLDPHRLSAEEMGLVAQHPSAFDRVMRLNPMAIESPAMDFSRRLRELAGNSSTPPPVSPSRTNPMHRLLNPFQPSPKSPFLSTPPLPPMPPSSTTPPQPQAKSKSCEFCGKTFKFQSNLIVHRRSHTGEKPYKCQLCDHACSQASKLKRHMKTHMHKAGSMTGRSDDGLSTTSSPEPGTSELTGEGLKSSEADFRNESDPSLGHDNEEEEEEEEEEEELENESRPESSFSMDSELSRNRENGSKSLPDEKSLVLGKVIENVSLGAIQQYNDMLAEKQKRSSFMKRSSDQRDLCPRDLCQRDPGDEDSVVGELDRTEEGTVNGRNFGPGEPFPNLFPRKPTPITSPSLNNSSKRIKVEKDLDLPPATIIPSENVYSQWLVGYAASRHFMKDPFLGFTDSRQSPFATSSEHSSENGSLRFSTPPGDMLDGGLSGRSGTASGGSTPHISGPGPGRPSSKEGRRSDTCEYCGKVFKNCSNLTVHRRSHTGERPYKCELCNYACAQSSKLTRHMKTHGQIGKEVYRCDICQMPFSVYSTLEKHMKKWHGEHLLTNDVKIEQAERS
- the BCL11B gene encoding B-cell lymphoma/leukemia 11B isoform X4, whose amino-acid sequence is MSRRKQGNPQHLSQREIITPEADHVEPALADEDESLAIADPGGISIAAGGTDPDLLTCGQCQMNFPLGDILVFIEHKRKQCNGTGGVCYEKSMDKSSPPPSSRAELRKVSEPVEIGIQVTPDEEDRLLTPTKGICPKQENIAGKDEPSSYICTTCKQPFNSAWFLLQHAQNTHGFRIYLETSPSNSSLTPRITIPPPLGPETVAQSPLMNFLGDNNPFNLLRMTGPILREHPGFGEGRLPNTPPLFSPPPRHHLDPHRLSAEEMGLVAQHPSAFDRVMRLNPMAIESPAMDFSRRLRELAGNSSTPPPVSPSRTNPMHRLLNPFQPSPKSPFLSTPPLPPMPPSSTTPPQPQAKSKSCEFCGKTFKFQSNLIVHRRSHTGEKPYKCQLCDHACSQASKLKRHMKTHMHKAGSMTGRSDDGLSTTSSPEPGTSELTGEGLKSSEADFRNESDPSLGHDNEEEEEEEEEEEELENESRPESSFSMDSELSRNRENGSKSLPDEKSLVLGKVIENVSLGAIQQYNDMLAEKQKRSSFMKRSSDQRDLCPRDLCQRDPGDEDSVVGELDRTEEGTVNGRNFGPGEPFPNLFPRKPTPITSPSLNNSSKRIKVEKDLDLPPATIIPSENVYSQWLVGYAASRHFMKDPFLGFTDSRQSPFATSSEHSSENGSLRFSTPPGDMLDGGLSGRSGTASGGSTPHISGPGPGRPSSKEGRRSDTCEYCGKVFKNCSNLTVHRRSHTGERPYKCELCNYACAQSSKLTRHMKTHGQIGKEVYRCDICQMPFSVYSTLEKHMKKWHGEHLLTNDVKIEQAERS
- the BCL11B gene encoding B-cell lymphoma/leukemia 11B isoform X5; this encodes MSRRKQGNPQHLSQREIITQADHVEPALADEDESLAIADPGGISIAAGGTDPDLLTCGQCQMNFPLGDILVFIEHKRKQCNGTGGVCYEKSMDKSSPPPSSRAELRKVSEPVEIGIQVTPDEEDRLLTPTKGICPKQENIAGKDEPSSYICTTCKQPFNSAWFLLQHAQNTHGFRIYLETSPSNSSLTPRITIPPPLGPETVAQSPLMNFLGDNNPFNLLRMTGPILREHPGFGEGRLPNTPPLFSPPPRHHLDPHRLSAEEMGLVAQHPSAFDRVMRLNPMAIESPAMDFSRRLRELAGNSSTPPPVSPSRTNPMHRLLNPFQPSPKSPFLSTPPLPPMPPSSTTPPQPQAKSKSCEFCGKTFKFQSNLIVHRRSHTGEKPYKCQLCDHACSQASKLKRHMKTHMHKAGSMTGRSDDGLSTTSSPEPGTSELTGEGLKSSEADFRNESDPSLGHDNEEEEEEEEEEEELENESRPESSFSMDSELSRNRENGSKSLPDEKSLVLGKVIENVSLGAIQQYNDMLAEKQKRSSFMKRSSDQRDLCPRDLCQRDPGDEDSVVGELDRTEEGTVNGRNFGPGEPFPNLFPRKPTPITSPSLNNSSKRIKVEKDLDLPPATIIPSENVYSQWLVGYAASRHFMKDPFLGFTDSRQSPFATSSEHSSENGSLRFSTPPGDMLDGGLSGRSGTASGGSTPHISGPGPGRPSSKEGRRSDTCEYCGKVFKNCSNLTVHRRSHTGERPYKCELCNYACAQSSKLTRHMKTHGQIGKEVYRCDICQMPFSVYSTLEKHMKKWHGEHLLTNDVKIEQAERS